The DNA window GGCTCGTGAATGCGCTCATCAAGCCGGTCGCGCTTCTCCTCTCGCTCCCCTTCCTGATCATCACTCTCGGGCTCTTCACCATCGTCATCAACGCCCTGATGCTCATGCTCACCGCCGCGATCGTGGACGCGCTC is part of the Gemmatimonadota bacterium genome and encodes:
- a CDS encoding phage holin family protein; amino-acid sequence: MQNLVIRLFVNAVALWVAAQLVSGIQLTGDFWPIILVAAVFGLVNALIKPVALLLSLPFLIITLGLFTIVINALMLMLTAAIVDAL